In Scylla paramamosain isolate STU-SP2022 chromosome 17, ASM3559412v1, whole genome shotgun sequence, one DNA window encodes the following:
- the LOC135108363 gene encoding single insulin-like growth factor-binding domain protein-2, protein MKCLLLILALVAALLPSTRGLSCLPCREVTCELPAAVTRCPWGLVLDMCGCCYVCGKGPGETCGGQWAWHGRCGHTLDCLKPHEAPGSGREHDRAAVGGGNALALLNMEEPARCYRRRDSVADSISTFFAWFSSLFRNGPRDD, encoded by the exons ATGAAgtgtctcctcctcatcctcgccTTGGTCGCCGCCCTGCTGCCCAG CACGCGGGGCCTGTCCTGCCTGCCGTGCCGGGAGGTGACCTGCGAATTGCCTGCCGCCGTCACGCGCTGCCCCTGGGGACTCGTGCTGGACATGTGCGGTTGTTGCTACGTGTGCGGCAAG GGACCCGGTGAGACGTGCGGCGGGCAGTGGGCGTGGCACGGGCGCTGCGGTCACACCCTGGACTGTCTGAAGCCGCACGAGGCCCCAGGCAGCGGCAGGGAGCACGATCGAGCGGCGGTGGGCGGCGGCAATGCCCTGGCGCTGCTCAACATGGAGGAGCCGGCCAGGTGCTACCGACGGAGGGATTCTGTGGCCGACAGTATAAGCACCTTCTTCGCGtggttctcctctctctttagAAATGGGCCGAGGgatgactga
- the LOC135108360 gene encoding uncharacterized protein LOC135108360 → MKFLLPLFLAGLLGATNSQVPEGCIDPPGNGEIADLVVMAIEAARPLLETGIPSLGIPPIDPFGPIPPVNFHIDVSGLRMDGTVSETQVRNLAQFFICSLNISVGISQKFAVEFRLDNFHMDGMYDVDGLIAGLFPVFGDGGFTLDTYDTGFSGGAKVSYNVFTDHITLKDLTFDVFFKDLKMEMECINGCGDMSDLINGVVSQIGPAVFQAVWNAIEPPLASLIQDGINYILKNISISDVINPDQLDKLHPMDLGNANDFVDSIMGAVNNAIVVADLDPALLPETSLNLGVGEAVLYEGQVEGLSKMYRGGTCTLDKVASWVFLYANLADENLQVHYQANVTSGSTTSVATIGASVKIVEAYLVARKDTFGLTTDIDQFVVTEFGRIDVDIDGLGLLGFMLEPLTEGVMNLVRDEITNILETEVKDLLQDILGETPWPAL, encoded by the exons ATGAAGTTCCTCTTGCCTCTGTTCCTTGCTGGTCTGCTGGGTGCCACCAACTCTCAGGTGCCTG AAGGCTGCATTGACCCCCCTGGGAATGGCGAGATAGCTGACCTGGTGGTGATGGCCATAGAGGCTGCCCGGCCACTACTTGAGACTGGCATCCCATCCCTTGGCATCCCCCCCATTGATCCCTTTGGCCCCATCCCTCCTGTCAACTTTCACATTGATGTGAGCGGCCTCAG GATGGATGGGACTGTGTCTGAGACACAAGTGAGAAACCTTGCCCAGTTCTTCATCTGCTCTCTCAACATTTCTGTCGGCATATCACAGAAGTTTGCTGTTGAATTCCGCCTTGATAATTTCCACATGGATGGGATGTACGATGTTGATGGACTCATCGCCGGCCTGTTCCCCGTTTTTGGGGATGGAGGTTTCAC GTTGGACACATATGACACAGGTTTCTCTGGAGGTGCCAAGGTGTCTTACAATGTCTTCACTGATCACATTACCCTCAAGGATCTCACCTTTGATGTGTTCTTCAAGGACCTGAAG ATGGAGATGGAATGCATAAATGGCTGTGGTGACATGTCTGACCTTATCAATGGGGTCGTCTCTCAGATTG GACCAGCCGTCTTTCAAGCTGTGTGGAATGCTATTGAGCCACCTCTTGCCAGCCTGATCCAGGATGGCATCAATTACATCCTCAAGAACATTTCCATCTCTGATGTCATTAATCCTGATCAGTTGGATAAACT ACACCCCATGGACTTGGGTAATGCCAATGACTTTGTTGACTCCATCATGGGCGCTGTGAACAATGCCATTGTTGTAGCTGACCTGGATCCTGCGCTGCTGCCGGAGACAAGCCTCAACCTGGGAGTG GGAGAGGCTGTTCTGTATGAGGGCCAGGTGGAGGGTCTGTCAAAGATGTATCGTGGTGGCACCTGCACGCTGGACAAGGTGGCCAGCTGGGTGTTCCTCTATGCTAACCTTGCTGATGAGAACCTGCAA GTTCACTATCAGGCTAATGTCACCTCAGGCTCCACCACCTCAGTGGCCACAATAGGCGCCTCTGTGAAGATTGTAGAGGCTTATTTGGTGGCACGAAAAGACACATTTGGTCTCACCACAGACATCGATCAATTCGTTGTCACTGAATTTGG GAGGATTGATGTTGACATTGATGGTCTGGGACTCCTTGGATTCATGCTGGAGCCACTGACTGAGGGTGTGATGAATCTGGTGAGGGATGAAATCACTAATATACTGGAGACAGAAGTCAAAGACCTCCTGCAGGATATCCTTGGGGAGACACCCTGGCCAGCACTCTGA